The DNA window ATGCCAAACTCAAATTTCCAGCTGAGCCCAAAGGGATATTTTGAATACCTTGAAGAGGTATTGAACCAGTGAAGTTGTTGCCGGACAAGTTGAGATCAGCCAATTTTGTTGAAGTGAATAAGCTTGGAAGGAGGAAACCACTGAGGTTGTTGAGGCTAAGATCAATTACTCTAAGCTCAGGGTATGTACCCAAAACTGGTGGGAGAAAACCGTCTAATGAGTTGTTGGATACCTTGAACGAAGCCAACCTCAAAAATTGAGAAGTTTGGTTGGGCAGATTTCCTTTCAATGAATTAGAACTCAACTGAATCTCTTCCACATAATTCCCCCAGTTCTGGATTCTGGACAGGTTCCCTAACAGCATATTATTACTCAGATCAATGATGGCACAGCGCCCAACTTTGGCAGGTAAGGCGCCTGACAGTTTGTTAGAAGATAGATTAAGCTTGCTGAGAGTTGTAGAGGTGATACTTTCGACTGGACCTGCAATGGGTACACAAGTTACTTAAAGTTACATAACAGCAAAAGAAATGCTAGTGTTTGTATATCTTCCTGATTAAATTACaggttcaaaaaagaaaaaatgattaTAAACTCTTGTTAATAAATAGTCAAACAGCTGTGAGTGAGATGGTGGTTGCGTTCCTGTACATCTGGGAGGATGTATAAGTTTGTTCATTGCAGGGATGTGTTTCAATTGTGAATAAATGCCCAGATACAGGAACCATTTTCATCAAATAAGAGGATTCTTAGATGACTACAAGTTACAGTTCCACTTAAGATTAAGTACTACAAAGCAGGAGGGCGCGATTATTCATACTGAAACTGCCAAATGATGCCAAGTAAGACCAACGAAAAAATCTTACGGAAAATTTGTTcttaaaattgataaaaatgaaTTACACCATCAGTCCAATGAAACACATGAACTAATAGCACATAATTATACAATGAAGTGTTAAATATCAAAGTTACCTTGGAGCTGATTCATGCTAAGATCCAGTTCAGACAAGAACATTGAACTTTCTTGCAAAAGATCTTCTGGTAGAGACCCCGACAGTTGGTTGTTACCAAGCCTCAATACCCGAAGAGACACTACAAAACTGAACAAAGGTATGGTACCCTTTAACTTGTTGTTACTAGCATCAAAGACCTCCAGATCATCGAAATATGGAGTTCCATCATGAGCAAAGAGCTCTCCAACCAAAGAGTTGCGGCTAATATTCAAATACTGAACTGAGGAAATAAAACTGGTGTTTCCTAGTCCCAAGTCCAGTGAACCAGAAAACTGATTACTGCTTAGGTCGACATGTAGTACTCCACCCAATTGGGAAAAAATATCCATAATATCCCCAGAAAAACCATTGCTGCGAAAATCTAGATATTTCAACTCCTCAAGATTGTGAAGACCAGATGGAACCCTGCCTTCAAAATTGTTTGATGAGAGATTTAAAAGCACGAGACTCCTCAAACTAAACATATCAGGGGATAACAGCCCACTAAacatattgcacgaaacgtccaAAAACTCAAGGGACTCCATGGAACCAATATTTGAGATAGTGCCCATCAACTGATTGTTTGAAATGGATAGGTTGCGGAGCATTTTCAGGCCAACAATAACTGGGAAACTAAAATTTCCAACCAAACCCACATTATTCAGAGCAATTGATACCACATGGCCATCAATACAGGTAATTCCAGCCCAATTTTGAGGACATCCATCAGATGACAAGGCCTTAGAGTCCCATGAACGAAGAACTTGATCTGGGCCTATCTCAATTCCTCTCTTGAGCTCCAGAAGTGCTTCAAAATCTGACTGTCCAAATGCATTTGCTATCAACACCAATAATATCAAACAGATTGCCTGCATTCCTTCAAAAGTAGCCCAACCCCCACAAACACGCTCACGttcacataaaaaaatataccaatttaaagggaaaaaatcaaacaacttacttggaacttggaagggaaaaaaaaaagacaacgggaaaaaagatcaaaacttctaggaaagaagaagataataaaAATCAGAAGAATATGTAATCTATGTACTCCTCTGGACAGTGGACAGTTGAAAACTAAGTTGATGTGAATCAGAATCAGAATAATCAAAATGGAATTGAATCAACGTTAATTGCTGGCAGTGGAAATGACAAACAGTACGATGATGAGACTAAGGAATGGGATCGAGCAATAGCAGAACTCCCTGAATTCTCCATTTTCATGGCACAATAAGCActaaaaattgtcaaaaaacaAATCAACCGAATCAATTCAAAGCCATTCGAAAAGACACAGTTCCCCAACTCAAGATAACTAAGTACCATAAAGAACTGGGGATGGAACAAGtcgaaaaatgcacaaaatcaccattaaaatttaagaaaaaatagTAAGCTAATAAGAGCAAACCAAGATAACCCCCAACCAGTATTGCTCCTCTTCCACGGTCATCACTTCAACCTCCGTGAAATACAATGTGGGTTTTGCGAAACAAAGATGGACACTCCGGGAATTGCAGAGGACACAGTGAGCAACAAGTACTGAAGAGTCTGAAGAGCAGCAGTAGTGCTGGAGAGCGAAAATGCAAGTGTTAGGTGGACAAATGTGGGTTCTGTAATTTCGCAGGTTCAGCCATTAATAAATGTCAGATTCACTTTCCGGTAACTGATTCATAATTGACAGCATCAGATAAGCTGGTGCTTTGACTTTCCCTCGATACTACCAATATCTTCTTACCATATCGAATACCCAAAAACATACATGAAAGCCTTTTTTAATCACCAAAAAAgtgctctctcttttttcccaaGTAATTGGCATATTAGGATGATTATCTTCTTATTAttaaaaagagtttttttttttttaatttcatcaaGTGAAAGTCAACTAAAGTAGGTTATTTTCAAGAAAAACTTTAACCGGATTGGTTCTGGGTATTTcataaaattcataattttaagTTCAAAACTTCTCACCAATAATTTATGGTCACATTCCCAAATAAATTGACAATGAAATACGAGGATGCAATGCACGGGTCCTGAATTTTACTCCGCCAAATAGATACAAAGGTTCTTGATAAAATGCCAATAAGGTACAATGGTGTGATGCACGGTCCTGAGTTTGACTCCGCGGCCGGGATAGGTACAAAGGTCCTCATAGAATGCCAATGAGGTGCAAAGGTGGGATGCATGGCTACTGAATTTTACTCCGTTGGATGGGTACAAACGACAAAGCCTCTGTCTTGAAGAAGTTACCGATATTAGAACAAAATTTTACTTGGAGAAAAATAGGATTCGTGATGAGTCACATCCTTGTCACAAGAATTGGGCTCAGGCCGGGCCTACAACATTTAGTGAAGCCCACATGTATGTGGGTCCGGTATGACTATGACCTGATATGTCTGGCTAATTTTGGGCTAAAAGTTTCTCTTTATCTCTATCATAGGATTCGAGTTCGAGGTTTATTGTCGTGACTTCAAGGCCTTATCGGCCCAGTTTTCAAGCCAACTACCTAGCACTGGCCGGCCTGGACAGCCTTTGCAGCCCAATTGTTAAATTCTATCGGACTTGGGAGGAATGCTTAATATAAGCCCAGACTGAACATATTCAATATTTTcatacatgaaatatcaatTCGAAAATCATAAATTTACAATTCAATTTAATAGCTAAATCCACGTGACTAAATTTCAGCTTTAAACCCTGCGTTCTTATCCATTAAACACTGTCGTTTTCAAATAGCCCATAAGAGTGGGACATTTCAGTCCTACAGAAGCCCTAAATGCTAATGGGCCCATATTTGGTCCAAACGTGCACGTGCACTCAACTCCTCTGGACTTTGGAGAAATGGTCCGCCTTGTTCAAACTGGATTTCTTTGACTTGGACTTTTtgcttcaaaaataaataacggACAATTGacagtaagagcactttagacaacttaattgtaaaaaagttatggacatttttaaaattgtaaaaaagtgcaatttaagggtaatttggtcatctgacttaagatattttttagtttatacctataataccctcctctttcttcttcttcttcttcttctccctccaactatccaactctagtgtgtcctctctttctctcattcttctctactaaaagttatctccttctttctctcattcttcttctttttctttttcttcttcttcttctggttctcgatctggttcttcgttgtcttcttctccgtttttggctgagtttctcctctcttcatctccttcttcgtcgttgctcaatctggactgcgtcgagttgctctgcttcgtttttgacagatctggactatgcttcgttgttcaatctgggttgtgctttgtttttttgcagatctggactctggttcgttttttgcagagatgtatcgctatagtatcactatagtatcactatagtatcaccaacaccaaaaaaccactaaaatgatgaaactagtatgcatacttcatcttcctaactacttttcctttcttgattttcttttcttggttacctctcttgttcgttttgaaaaaacatttacaagtgcagagatgtatcactatagtatcacgaacacaaaaaattcattaaaatgatacaattgaaccaatatgcatacttcttcttcctaattacttttcctttcttggttttcttttcttggtttgtacatctcttgctcgttttggaaaaacatttacagctgcagagatgtatcactatagtatcacgaacatcaaaaatccactaaaatgacataattgaaccagaaagacatgtaatgctatcaaatttacattctaacatttatatcatcattttatgagccaaaaatataaattgaacactaaattggatattctatttaaaagtatcactattgtatcacaattcgtggagagagaaaatcaaaattgaggttattttggtaaaagatgatccccagtgtacttttttaaaaggatgttttagtgattgcacttttttacaattaagtataatctagtgtaccggcctccaaaagtcccaataaataaacaaatcttAATAACAACATTGTGTATTATGATGAAGAAGACTTCAATGATTTATTAATTACCCATAATACAAATAAAGAAATagtgataaaataaaataaatcatggTGTATAGAAATAGTTgaagatgatatatatatatacacccaaaCCACTAGTTAGAATGATATGATATGTATCACCTTGATAATCAGAGTTAAAATCTTCCTTTctcgtttaaaaaaaatgatatatatatatatatatatgaatgtacgtgtgtatatatatatatatatatataattgttggTTATTTAGTTCCCTAAAAGTCAGTCAAAAATGTATTTAATTCAGAGTAGTTTGAGATATAGTGACCACCACAAATATCTGTCATTTAGATCTAGGCATCTCCTAAATAATATTTATGATGAAACGACACAAATATTTATTTAGAAAATTGTTTAATTATTTACATATAATTGATTCTTAACGTCGTGTGGTCCACTATTCCTGATTCATGCACctaaaaaagtttttttttaaaaaaaacataaattaattttgttattcaaaaaaaattataaattaaaagtaGGTCAAGGTCCCCTGGCAAACTAACATTTGGAGTTTAACCCACTCAACAaactaatatttatatttaataattaataaattcctcacttttttattattttaattatacaAATAATTGTGAGTGTTGGGTTataatttgatatgaaggagtTGTATATATAATGTCCACATGTGATGGTACTTAAATTAGGTGTGTGATGTAGTGACCCAAACTATACTCTTTTTTGCTTCACATATGTGGGTGTGTGTCCTCTTGGGAGTCATGCCCTTTTGTGCAACAACTACAATACCAAACACAGGTTGGCACCTACATGAACATAATTTTATCATCTAAATatgaattttatattattatattaatattattttgtaaCTAAAAATTATTGCTTAAGGTTGGTGAGGGTTTAATATTCTTATATGATTTTTACGTAATATTCATGCGATCATGTGTCGGACTTTGACACAACTTACCATGTTGTCagatgaaaaatttatgtgtacaCGGGTTTGACGGTCCGAGTAGTAAGTCTAtgaaattagaaagaaaaaaaataaggaaGTAAATTCatgtaatataaatatatattccaTACCAAAATTACCATGTAAATTAGGTTTACCAAAAATGAGTTCTTTAGGTTGCATGAATATGGTCAGAATTATAAGTTATAGAGGGAGAGTGTTTCTTGACATCCATATTTGAAATGGGTAGAAAAATAAATGCTAGAAATAAAAGGTTCTATAATGGCTTTGCCCTCCAAATGCATTATTGTTTGAACATTTTGTTTACTGCCACAACTGATCAATGGCACAAAGAGATATTATTTTGATTATTCAAAATGATAGAAACCTAAATCGTGTAGTTTGTCATAAACTATGAAATTATAATTTCCAATCAAGTCATTACTCTTTCTTACTTTTTAAATGGATTGGTATCGCTAGTTAGTTATCAATATCCAATACTCCAATTAAATTTCACTATTAGTTCCTTAAAATTTTGTATCTGGCTACATGAATCTATGAGagaaatcaattgaaaatttgaaacccACCCTCGAATCCTCCACTTGCGTTCATTACCCCCCAAATCTCACTCTCTCCATTAAAAAGGTTTTCCTCTCCCTCCTTAGATACTCAAAAGGGCCAAAAAGAAAGAGGATCAATGGTTGAGCTTGAATGCTTGCAAGCTTCAAAGTCTTAAAAGAAAAGATCTCTAAAACAGGACTTATTGCCATTGAAACGACAAGTTCCGAACTCTTGAATTGAACACATCAAGAGGTGGACAGCTGGACCAATACATTTCTTCAGAGAAAGTCGATGGCAGCCGCCTGCCTTGAATGAGTCCCGACCTTCCAATAGCAAGAAAGTTCAAGTTTGAGTGGATAAAGATAAGGGTCAACCAGTCATCCAACATTTACTGGTGGTGGGTCGTCTTCTTTAAGCTCACGTGGACATATGACCAAACAAAGATCTACAAGACGACAAAACCTTGCTTCCATCCATTGATTCAAACAGTACAAGCTTAGAGGTATATTACGAATACAGTACAAATCATTTTTTCTATACTGCGTATTTGATTAAAATACAGAAATACATACACATAATATTGactaatattatttattttacaaaaatttCCATCAATAGGTGGTTGTAGAGCAGTATGGGAGCTTTTGCATTTTACTGTCCAGTTTTGAGACCTTGCTAACAACCCTACTTTGCTTTGTACAAGCAGGTGAAAGGAAATGACTGGTGAGACAGGTGGAGTTCGAAGGCCAAGTCCTTCCCACAACAGACTGTTACAGCGGACAGTGTTGAAATATCCTTGCTTGGCATTCTTACTGGTACCACATTGTCGTGTCCTGCTTTGGGAGAACGTCCATTAGCCCGTCAAGATCCTCCTTGAAATCGAAGGACGAAAGGTCAAATGGAGCCCCGAACATTGTGTTGAAGCTGTTGTGGTTCTGGTTGGTGAAACTGGTGGTGGTCCGCTGGCTGTTCAGAGGAGGATTTAGAGCCTGGAGTAGCTGACGGGAGCCATCATCCCGAGGGAACATCTGCTGGCTGTTGTGCGCGTTGGACTGTGGGAAGAAATTTCCCTCCATAACAGTCCCTTGATTGCATATGGCCTGGTCCCGCTGGTGCTGAACATTCTGCCGGAAGTGGTTTTGAGCTGCAGCAACCGCACTGTTGCCGGAACTTGCAATATTTCTGCCCTGGACCTCGGTTTCGTAAATTGACAGCAGCTCGTTCAGCATCTTCTGCCCGTCATCTGGCACGGCGAGTGTGGACACATCGAAGCTAGGAGGAGCCAACCTCACTGGTGGTCCATCTACCTTCGAGTCGAACCCAGTTGGCACCAATTTCACTGACGGAGCAGCAGTTGTCGGCTGGACATATGATTGCTGAGGGAATATCAATGGTTTGACTTCATTGACCTGAATGTTCGACCCACCGAACTGAGTAGAATTGCCTCTATGTCGGCAATTCATTTGGTGGTTGTCCCTAGCAGTCCTGTCCCGAAAACCAAGGCGGATGTCATTGTACGGACACTGGCTGAACTCGCATGTATAGATGGTCTGATTCATCATGCTGGCAAGATCATCCGAGGGCTTCCTCTTCCGTATGAAGTCCAAGTTTGTGATGCCTTCTCCATTGATTGGGTAAGGCTGTTGAACGGGCAGTCCTCCCATCATTCTGTGCATCCCAAACTTGGACAAGTCAAGATTCTCTGGCTTTACCTCCTGCAAGTCGAAGTTCCCTTCAGCCCCGTCCACGTCATACTCGCTGCAGTCATTGATCACCAAGGAGCCGCTTCCTCCAGCCGACGAAAGAGGTGGACACATGTCAGGGAAAAGCTCCCTAGCCGCAGCCTCCTCTTGGTTGATAATGGCCAACCAAGTGGAACTCTCCTTGGCAGTCATCTTGTCCTGCAAGCACTTCGACTGCCTCACCAGCTTCCGAATCTTGGCAATGTCAGGGGACATGTGCTTGATGACGGCAGTGAGGACCCCCACCTTCCATGCCTTCTTAAGGTCATGCGGCTTCTTGTACGGTGGAGGGCCTTGATCATTCGGCAATCCCAGCTGAGGCCACCATTCCTCATTCCCTGAGGGCCACCATGGTGGAGAAAGTCCTTTCTCCAAAGGAAACCGCCTCTGTGGAGGGTCGCAGTGTTGCATCAGTGCTGAGAGGAGGGAACCAAGAGTTGTATCCTGAAGCTCCTGCAGAGTGTGTGGGGTCGGACCGATGGCATTTCCAGCATCACTCGTGCCAGGTATCAAGTTATCAGCCTGATACTTGGTAATAGCAGCTGGACCATTCCGATCAAACCTCACTCTGTCCTTCCACCACTCTCTGAGGTTGTCAGATGCCCCTGTAACTGGTTTGCCCTTCTCTGGGATAATTCCGTAGACAAACCCTTGCGCCTTGCAGACTTCCATCATCTTCAGCATGTACTTGAGAATGCCGTCTTGCGCCCGGGACATCTTCTTCCTCCTAGCCTGCTCCTGGGATTGCCGCTGCTTTGCGAAGTCAACCCCTTCCGCTGGCGGCGCCGCCTGTTGTTCCCTGAGCCTTTTAAGGCGCATCTTGTCCTTCCACATACGCCTCTCCAGCATCGCGACATCAATGTCATCATCGGACTCCTCATCCTCCTCTACTACTCTGGGATCTTGCCCAGGCTGTGCAGCCCCTGCAGGAGGAGCATTCAGGAACTCCACATCACCTGTGAGTAGGATGTCGTCGTCGAATATTGCCATATCTGTAATATGATGTAACCTGAAAcgaaattaatataaattttaaaaaacttccataaaaatatcaactTGTCGTCATGATAATCTGGCATATCAAAACCCCATAAATAACCAATAAACTTGTTGTGATGAAATGAATCTAGCCagtataatataataattacaACAGTATCACTTCAATTCAAGTTCAAGGCTTGCCTCAGATTTTCATTCCATTTCAACAGGGCTACCCTATTAAGGCTGATATCTAGGAACAATATATCCCCACAATCAGTCTTCCACAAAGAAAACATTTGATTTGGATAAAAACGTTATTGCAGAGAAATTCCAGATTCCATAAAAGCGAATCCACCCTTaaagagattttttttcttgttgaaatGATCAAAACAAACGAAACCTGAGAAGTTTAATAGATCTAAAACCCAACAGATATGAAATTAAAGCAATTACAGATACCAGTGGCTTCATTGCAATTCAATCCTGAAAGCAAGCAATCAGATTTCAATAACTTGCATCTAATTAAACCTTAAATATGCCAGATCTAAGAATGTGAAGGACGGAGACAGACTGAACACTGAGAAATACTTCCCAACAAATTTAATTAGAAGAATTGTTTCAAATTTTCGATCAAATAAAGCActtgaacaaaacaaaacatgctGATAAACCCAATTCCTTCATAGTCAATAAACTGAAAACCCATATCCCAGAAATCATCACAACAAAAAAGACCAGAAATCATCACAACAAAAGCGAACAATCATTTTTATTGATCAACTGACTCGAGCAATAAATTCGGTATGAAATGACTTTTTGTAGAAAGACTAACAGAGGAAACTGCAATCAAGAGATAAAACCCCAATATTTTTGAATCATCCCGACAAATAGCAGACGTTTTGATCAAAAAATGAATTTGCAAGAATACAACCCAGACCCATGACAGGGAAGGAGTCGAATTCAAAACAGACCACGAGAAATTGAACACCCATAACAGCAATCATGAGGAAAGGAGCTTACAAAGAGAAACAGAGCTTGGTCTATAATCTGAGACTCTACCTTCAGGTCAATCCTTCCTTCCTCTTTCACCTTCTATAGAcagcgagagagagagttgaTTTTCTGAGTTGGTCTATGGGATAGTTTGGGGGTGGTGACaaactgaaaatgagaaaatgtgAAAGACGAGGAGTATAATTACTATTATTTGGGGGTAAGGAAGTGAGAGGAAGCGAAGAGGTGGGTCAGGTAATTAATCCATCTGTGACCTTGGGATTTGACGTTTAGTGTGCATTTATAGCAATCCACGCGTTGGGGCCGTGTCTCTGTcgccctttttgta is part of the Tripterygium wilfordii isolate XIE 37 chromosome 7, ASM1340144v1, whole genome shotgun sequence genome and encodes:
- the LOC120001681 gene encoding ETHYLENE INSENSITIVE 3-like 1 protein, which gives rise to MAIFDDDILLTGDVEFLNAPPAGAAQPGQDPRVVEEDEESDDDIDVAMLERRMWKDKMRLKRLREQQAAPPAEGVDFAKQRQSQEQARRKKMSRAQDGILKYMLKMMEVCKAQGFVYGIIPEKGKPVTGASDNLREWWKDRVRFDRNGPAAITKYQADNLIPGTSDAGNAIGPTPHTLQELQDTTLGSLLSALMQHCDPPQRRFPLEKGLSPPWWPSGNEEWWPQLGLPNDQGPPPYKKPHDLKKAWKVGVLTAVIKHMSPDIAKIRKLVRQSKCLQDKMTAKESSTWLAIINQEEAAARELFPDMCPPLSSAGGSGSLVINDCSEYDVDGAEGNFDLQEVKPENLDLSKFGMHRMMGGLPVQQPYPINGEGITNLDFIRKRKPSDDLASMMNQTIYTCEFSQCPYNDIRLGFRDRTARDNHQMNCRHRGNSTQFGGSNIQVNEVKPLIFPQQSYVQPTTAAPSVKLVPTGFDSKVDGPPVRLAPPSFDVSTLAVPDDGQKMLNELLSIYETEVQGRNIASSGNSAVAAAQNHFRQNVQHQRDQAICNQGTVMEGNFFPQSNAHNSQQMFPRDDGSRQLLQALNPPLNSQRTTTSFTNQNHNSFNTMFGAPFDLSSFDFKEDLDGLMDVLPKQDTTMWYQ